One Campylobacter lari DNA segment encodes these proteins:
- a CDS encoding copper chaperone PCu(A)C — protein MKKLLSLTILSAFAIANEVTINDPYVRQTPPNSKTTAFFLELKNNSDKDIKLIKAQSSLSDTTEIHDHIVENGKKMMVQIPQITIKAKSSTELKPGGKHIMVLNLKENITPQTKANLTLYFDDNSTIELKDIKSRSIKK, from the coding sequence ATGAAAAAATTACTTAGCTTAACTATATTAAGTGCTTTTGCTATCGCAAACGAAGTTACCATAAATGATCCTTATGTAAGACAAACTCCACCAAATTCTAAAACCACAGCATTTTTTTTAGAGCTTAAAAATAACTCTGATAAAGATATAAAACTAATAAAAGCTCAAAGCTCATTAAGTGACACGACTGAAATTCATGATCATATCGTGGAAAATGGTAAAAAAATGATGGTGCAAATTCCTCAAATTACTATAAAAGCAAAATCAAGCACTGAACTTAAACCAGGTGGTAAGCATATTATGGTATTAAATCTTAAAGAAAATATCACACCACAAACCAAAGCTAATTTAACGCTTTATTTTGATGATAATAGCACAATTGAATTAAAAGACATCAAGTCAAGAAGCATTAAAAAATAA
- a CDS encoding L,D-transpeptidase family protein, translating to MFKIILALFSLAIFANANNLAKIYLNQGIDAVEKVLEQELSKKDFWLDEIKDKNVSLGYYEENVAIVLTNKSDKIIRVYHYNDGKVEKKFIQKDVLTGLAGDKEIEGDLKTPIGFYELGKKFYPGDPYYGPFAFATTYPNVLDKTLGKTGGGIWIHGYPLDGTRLDTYKTRGCIAVQNDLLEDFNKLVADRKAYAMTEEKNKVRANHEEVAILLANLFAWKDSWQKSDINKYLSFYDKNIFKHKNKFSYEQFAKNKERIFAKKEEKTIKFSDLSISPYPNEKNEKIFRIGFYEDYRSTNYKFKGEKVLYVKLVEDKMQILAEQ from the coding sequence TTGTTTAAAATTATATTAGCATTATTTAGTTTAGCCATATTTGCAAATGCAAATAATCTTGCAAAAATTTATTTAAATCAAGGTATTGATGCAGTTGAAAAGGTGCTAGAACAAGAATTAAGTAAAAAAGATTTTTGGCTTGATGAGATAAAAGATAAAAATGTTAGCCTTGGTTATTATGAAGAAAATGTTGCAATCGTTTTAACTAATAAAAGCGATAAGATTATTAGAGTTTATCATTATAATGATGGAAAAGTAGAAAAGAAATTTATTCAAAAAGATGTTTTAACCGGTTTAGCGGGTGATAAAGAAATAGAAGGAGATTTAAAAACTCCTATAGGTTTTTATGAGCTTGGAAAGAAATTTTATCCCGGTGATCCATATTATGGACCATTTGCTTTTGCAACAACTTATCCAAATGTTTTAGATAAAACTTTAGGTAAAACAGGCGGGGGAATTTGGATTCATGGTTATCCTTTAGATGGAACGCGTTTAGATACTTATAAAACTAGAGGTTGCATTGCTGTGCAAAATGATTTGCTAGAAGATTTTAATAAATTAGTAGCTGATAGAAAAGCTTATGCAATGACAGAAGAAAAAAATAAAGTAAGAGCAAATCATGAAGAAGTTGCTATTTTGTTAGCAAATTTATTTGCTTGGAAAGACAGTTGGCAAAAAAGTGATATTAATAAATACTTGTCTTTTTATGATAAAAATATATTCAAGCATAAAAATAAATTTTCATATGAGCAGTTTGCAAAAAACAAAGAAAGAATTTTTGCCAAAAAAGAAGAAAAAACTATTAAATTTTCAGATCTTAGCATAAGTCCTTATCCAAATGAAAAAAATGAAAAGATTTTTAGAATAGGGTTTTATGAAGACTATCGTAGTACTAATTATAAATTCAAAGGGGAAAAAGTTCTTTATGTTAAGTTAGTTGAAGACAAAATGCAAATTTTAGCTGAGCAATAA
- a CDS encoding ABC transporter permease: protein MQKSIPHYLLFKYLRFDKDQPFIMLSKILAFLGVSIGLCVLLVAMAIMNGFDKEFERKLFTMNYPITILPRFGASVDDKLLQELRAKFPNLLFSPYIATQVIARNDLKLEGGMLFGVNFEDEKKINEVVAQALENKKLDNFDILIGKGLKDEFGLDYNEKITLIFSNLNASGLSLIPQVKRFDVKADFSSGLLAYDKAYMYTDAKALAKILSYPQGNYDGVHVYSNKPFEDIKQIEAFLGARYASIGWWEQNGNFFAALALEKRALFIVLMLIILVASLNIVSSLLMIVMNRRSEIALLLSLGASKLEIKKTFFSLGFLIGGSGIIAGVILAAIALWVLGNFDIISLPSDVYGMSKLPLELSLVDFCATLFGAIVIVSLSSYYPAKKATQVDILDTLRNE from the coding sequence ATGCAAAAAAGTATTCCTCATTATTTATTATTTAAATATTTGCGTTTTGATAAAGATCAGCCTTTTATCATGCTTTCAAAAATTTTAGCCTTTTTAGGTGTAAGCATAGGTCTTTGCGTGCTTTTAGTTGCAATGGCTATCATGAATGGCTTTGATAAAGAATTTGAGAGAAAACTTTTTACGATGAATTATCCTATCACTATATTACCGCGTTTTGGAGCAAGTGTGGATGATAAATTATTGCAAGAATTAAGAGCTAAATTTCCAAATTTATTATTTAGTCCTTATATTGCTACTCAGGTTATAGCAAGAAATGATTTAAAATTAGAAGGCGGTATGCTTTTTGGGGTTAATTTTGAAGATGAAAAAAAAATTAATGAAGTTGTAGCGCAAGCTTTAGAAAATAAAAAATTAGACAATTTTGATATTTTAATTGGCAAGGGTTTAAAGGATGAATTTGGACTTGATTATAATGAAAAAATAACTCTAATTTTTTCAAATCTAAATGCTAGTGGACTTTCACTCATTCCACAGGTTAAAAGATTTGATGTTAAGGCTGATTTTTCTTCAGGATTATTAGCTTATGATAAAGCTTATATGTATACAGATGCTAAAGCCTTAGCTAAAATTTTATCATATCCCCAAGGAAATTATGATGGAGTGCATGTGTATTCAAATAAACCTTTTGAGGATATTAAACAAATTGAAGCTTTTTTGGGTGCAAGGTATGCTAGCATAGGTTGGTGGGAACAAAATGGGAATTTCTTTGCAGCGCTTGCTTTAGAAAAAAGGGCGTTGTTTATTGTGTTGATGTTGATTATTTTGGTCGCAAGTTTAAATATAGTAAGCTCTTTGTTGATGATAGTGATGAATAGACGTAGCGAAATAGCTTTATTGCTTTCCTTAGGAGCTAGTAAATTAGAGATTAAAAAAACCTTTTTTTCTTTAGGTTTTTTAATAGGTGGAAGTGGCATTATAGCAGGTGTGATTCTTGCAGCTATAGCTTTGTGGGTGCTTGGAAATTTTGACATTATTTCATTGCCAAGTGATGTTTATGGTATGAGTAAATTGCCATTAGAACTTTCTTTAGTTGATTTTTGTGCTACACTTTTTGGTGCTATTGTGATAGTGAGTTTATCTTCTTATTATCCTGCCAAAAAAGCAACTCAGGTAGATATTTTAGATACTCTAAGAAACGAATAA
- a CDS encoding (Fe-S)-binding protein, with protein sequence MLNVNEISNACVKCGKCIPVCTIHEINRDESTSPRGFLDLISAYENQELELDKNLKKTFESCFLCTNCVEVCPNHLRVDSAIEKVRFDIAQKFGIAWYKKLAFFFLRHRKILDILARLGYVFQSCAFSLQDKNLGMKAKFSLPLIKKDRLLPSLAKKSFLASNPDFINNQGKKTIGLFIGCLSNYSYTNTGFALLEICKHLKINVDLLKDQSCCGAPHYFTGDFSSVENLAKKNIIYFEEKLKTLDYIIIPEATCSAMINIDYEHFFHMQNDKEWVIRAKNISSKILLATKYFYEYTNLEELLKTKKKINTKIAYHDPCHARKMQGVFKEPRALLKQNYIFKELIKSNECCGFGGVSMQTDHYEKALQVGIKKAQNIQKSDVEIISAECSACRMQISNALEHEKISTQFLHPLELIAKLLQD encoded by the coding sequence ATGCTAAATGTTAATGAAATTTCTAATGCCTGCGTAAAATGTGGCAAATGCATACCAGTTTGCACTATACATGAGATAAACCGCGATGAGAGCACTTCTCCTCGTGGTTTTTTAGATTTAATTAGTGCTTATGAAAACCAAGAACTAGAACTTGATAAAAATCTTAAAAAAACTTTTGAATCATGTTTTTTATGCACAAATTGCGTTGAAGTTTGCCCAAATCATTTAAGAGTAGATAGTGCTATTGAAAAAGTACGCTTTGATATAGCTCAAAAATTTGGCATAGCATGGTATAAAAAACTTGCTTTCTTTTTTTTAAGACACAGAAAGATTTTAGATATCCTAGCAAGATTAGGCTATGTTTTTCAAAGTTGTGCCTTTAGCTTGCAAGATAAAAATTTAGGAATGAAAGCTAAATTTAGCCTACCTTTAATCAAAAAAGATCGTTTGCTTCCTTCTTTAGCTAAAAAAAGTTTTTTAGCCTCTAATCCTGATTTTATAAATAATCAAGGTAAAAAAACCATAGGTCTTTTTATAGGGTGTTTGTCTAATTATTCTTACACTAATACAGGTTTTGCTTTGCTTGAAATTTGTAAGCATCTTAAAATCAATGTGGATTTATTAAAAGATCAATCTTGTTGTGGCGCTCCTCATTATTTTACCGGAGATTTTAGCAGTGTAGAAAACTTAGCTAAAAAAAATATCATTTATTTTGAGGAAAAATTAAAAACACTAGATTATATTATTATCCCAGAAGCAACCTGCTCTGCGATGATTAATATAGACTATGAACATTTTTTTCATATGCAAAATGATAAAGAATGGGTAATAAGAGCTAAAAATATTTCCAGTAAAATACTACTTGCAACAAAATATTTTTATGAATACACTAATTTAGAAGAACTTTTAAAAACAAAGAAAAAAATAAACACAAAAATTGCATATCATGATCCTTGCCATGCAAGAAAAATGCAAGGAGTTTTTAAAGAGCCAAGAGCTTTACTAAAGCAAAATTATATCTTTAAAGAACTTATCAAGTCAAATGAATGCTGTGGTTTTGGTGGAGTTAGCATGCAAACTGATCATTATGAAAAAGCTTTGCAAGTTGGCATAAAAAAAGCTCAAAACATACAAAAAAGTGATGTAGAAATCATTAGCGCAGAATGCTCAGCTTGTAGAATGCAAATTTCAAATGCATTAGAGCATGAAAAAATTTCTACACAATTTTTACACCCTTTAGAATTAATAGCAAAGTTACTTCAAGATTAA
- a CDS encoding alanine racemase, with amino-acid sequence MAYIKIDRLAYEYNLDLIASKAGGYEKVICVFKDNAYGHGAKLLAPIARAKGINFIAVKNEAEAKELENIFDNILILSHHPHGDESEKFIYALNDKNDIKKLKKNTKIHLVIDTNMHRNGILPEEIQEVIQELKSNNLILHGVMMHFAGSDEIDASYFVQKQKFQYAKKIIYNLLREEAKKLVFHSHNSEALFRANALEIDEYCRVGLVQFGYAYFNKNLRKVLSLWAEKLSQRVLKKGQSVGYGGMYSAKEDLVIATYDLGYADGLLRYDGKKDFFLPNGKKILGKMSMDSFSCENSGDVICVMNDANIMANFFNTINYEILVKLSPSLKRIVI; translated from the coding sequence ATGGCTTATATAAAAATCGATCGCTTAGCTTATGAGTATAATCTTGATCTAATAGCTTCTAAGGCTGGAGGTTATGAAAAAGTAATCTGTGTTTTTAAAGATAATGCTTATGGACATGGAGCTAAGCTTTTAGCTCCTATAGCTAGAGCAAAAGGTATAAATTTTATAGCAGTAAAAAACGAAGCTGAAGCAAAAGAACTTGAAAATATTTTTGATAATATCTTAATTTTATCTCATCATCCACATGGTGATGAAAGTGAAAAATTTATTTATGCCTTAAATGATAAAAATGATATAAAAAAACTCAAAAAAAATACCAAAATTCATTTAGTTATAGATACAAATATGCATAGAAATGGAATTTTACCTGAAGAAATTCAAGAAGTGATACAAGAGCTAAAAAGCAATAATTTGATACTTCATGGAGTGATGATGCATTTTGCAGGAAGTGATGAAATAGACGCAAGTTACTTTGTGCAAAAGCAAAAATTCCAATATGCTAAAAAAATAATTTATAATTTATTGCGGGAAGAAGCTAAAAAATTAGTGTTTCACTCTCATAATTCTGAAGCCTTATTTAGAGCAAATGCTTTAGAGATTGATGAGTATTGTAGAGTAGGGCTTGTGCAATTTGGTTACGCATATTTTAACAAAAACTTGCGCAAGGTTTTGAGTTTATGGGCTGAAAAATTAAGCCAAAGAGTGTTAAAAAAAGGCCAAAGTGTTGGCTATGGTGGAATGTATAGTGCAAAAGAAGATCTTGTAATAGCAACTTATGATTTAGGTTATGCAGATGGACTTTTACGTTATGATGGAAAAAAAGATTTTTTTCTTCCTAATGGAAAAAAAATACTTGGAAAAATGTCTATGGATAGTTTTTCTTGTGAAAATAGTGGTGATGTAATTTGTGTTATGAATGATGCAAATATTATGGCTAATTTTTTTAATACAATTAATTATGAAATTTTAGTCAAACTTTCTCCAAGTTTAAAAAGAATTGTAATTTAA
- a CDS encoding SCO family protein, whose translation MKKINIFLLIVVIFGVFFISVQYFENNKYNFHLNSEKGMLSLKDFIGKKLIVYFGYTYCPDVCPSELALIANVLEKMPNKEKAHVVFISLDPARDSNLTQTSQWVKYFYPNSTALVAKDEKELEKVTKNYGVVYEKINLKNSAMGYSIAHSGEFYLIDENGKFIKTIKDISYENFFNEIQKFLNE comes from the coding sequence ATGAAAAAAATAAATATTTTTTTATTAATTGTGGTAATTTTTGGGGTGTTTTTTATATCTGTGCAGTATTTTGAAAATAACAAATACAATTTTCACTTAAATTCTGAAAAAGGCATGCTTAGTTTAAAAGATTTTATCGGTAAAAAATTGATTGTATATTTTGGTTATACATATTGTCCTGATGTTTGCCCTAGTGAGCTTGCATTGATTGCTAATGTTTTAGAAAAAATGCCAAACAAGGAAAAAGCTCATGTAGTATTTATCTCACTAGATCCAGCAAGAGATAGCAATCTAACTCAAACTAGTCAATGGGTAAAATATTTTTATCCAAATTCTACTGCTTTGGTTGCTAAAGATGAAAAAGAATTAGAAAAAGTTACTAAAAATTATGGCGTAGTATATGAAAAAATCAATCTTAAAAATTCTGCTATGGGATATTCTATAGCACATAGTGGTGAATTTTATCTGATCGATGAGAATGGAAAATTTATTAAAACCATCAAAGATATTAGCTATGAAAACTTTTTTAATGAAATTCAAAAATTCTTAAACGAATAA